One window of Bacillus sp. THAF10 genomic DNA carries:
- the spoIIP gene encoding stage II sporulation protein P, giving the protein MKGYRSSHVVVTVNGTSIKKAIVAAIIGFFLLFAVSGVMTSLKPEYRVTSSSIHEFSKKIKGDSLLFIFGYANAYFTQDFSEEAKTPDFATALFELTTSLNLDDPRSMIRNVIPGFSLFDGEILVAGSGVNYTDIPIESSPPMEVLLAEREASVVEIEEEEDSNTPPPAQTTGDKRTVFIYHSHSRESFLPYLKGVTNPNAASHKEVNITRVGKRLQESLIQRGIGTDIDTTDTALELSNKGWVYGQSYDVTRPIVKEVMNTNQDLNYLIDVHRDSARRDLTTITIDGKSYAKLYFVIGTKNPNFDKNQKLANEIHKKLEAKYPGLSKGLIEPTGAGKNGKYNQDLSPNALLIEVGGVDNTFEEMFRTIEIFADVFSEIYWQAEKVDGEPEGEAQ; this is encoded by the coding sequence ATGAAGGGCTACCGCTCCTCGCACGTCGTCGTAACAGTAAATGGGACAAGCATTAAAAAAGCAATCGTCGCAGCAATTATCGGATTTTTTCTCTTGTTCGCGGTATCCGGAGTCATGACCTCTCTAAAACCAGAGTACCGGGTCACATCAAGCTCCATCCATGAATTCTCCAAAAAAATAAAGGGTGACTCGTTGCTGTTTATTTTTGGCTATGCAAATGCATATTTCACGCAAGACTTTTCAGAGGAAGCAAAAACACCAGACTTTGCTACTGCTTTATTTGAACTAACTACTAGCTTAAATTTGGACGACCCTAGAAGCATGATTAGAAATGTTATTCCTGGCTTCTCACTCTTTGATGGAGAAATTTTAGTGGCAGGCTCAGGAGTTAACTATACCGACATCCCCATTGAATCCTCCCCGCCAATGGAAGTGTTGTTAGCGGAAAGAGAGGCTTCTGTTGTAGAAATTGAGGAAGAAGAGGATTCAAATACACCACCGCCTGCACAAACGACTGGTGACAAGCGGACAGTGTTCATTTATCATTCCCATTCGAGAGAATCGTTTCTTCCTTATTTGAAGGGAGTAACAAATCCGAACGCTGCTAGCCACAAGGAAGTCAATATAACACGGGTAGGAAAAAGGCTTCAAGAATCTCTAATTCAGCGGGGAATTGGAACGGATATCGACACAACTGATACCGCTCTTGAATTAAGTAACAAGGGCTGGGTGTATGGGCAATCCTATGATGTTACAAGACCAATTGTCAAAGAAGTTATGAATACTAATCAGGATCTTAACTACCTTATTGATGTGCACCGTGATTCTGCAAGAAGAGACCTTACAACTATAACGATAGATGGAAAATCCTATGCAAAGCTCTATTTTGTAATTGGCACAAAAAATCCTAACTTTGATAAAAATCAGAAATTGGCTAACGAAATTCATAAAAAATTGGAGGCAAAATATCCTGGGTTGAGTAAAGGGTTGATAGAACCTACCGGTGCTGGCAAAAACGGAAAATACAATCAGGATCTTTCTCCTAATGCATTGCTTATAGAAGTTGGCGGAGTGGACAATACTTTTGAAGAGATGTTCCGTACTATTGAAATTTTTGCCGATGTGTTTAGTGAAATTTACTGGCAGGCTGAAAAAGTGGATGGAGAACCTGAAGGTGAGGCGCAATAA
- a CDS encoding DUF3679 domain-containing protein, translated as MKRFMLKCLFISFVLFLGVLLGMKQANEGMRKMKGYDDPAFSGEVFHVVESSENISFLGTQSNNQDMKAKQQKLEDIKGHNILSSTGKKLADGMTGMMNGIFNKVEETMEEKMNE; from the coding sequence ATGAAAAGATTTATGCTAAAGTGTCTGTTTATCTCGTTTGTGCTCTTTCTTGGAGTGCTTCTTGGGATGAAGCAAGCAAATGAAGGCATGCGCAAGATGAAGGGCTATGATGATCCTGCATTTAGTGGTGAGGTTTTTCATGTGGTGGAATCCTCTGAGAACATTTCCTTTTTAGGAACACAATCCAACAATCAGGACATGAAGGCGAAGCAGCAAAAGCTTGAAGATATTAAAGGTCATAATATCCTATCCTCCACTGGAAAAAAACTGGCCGATGGAATGACTGGAATGATGAATGGAATTTTTAACAAGGTGGAAGAGACGATGGAGGAAAAAATGAATGAATAA
- a CDS encoding ComE operon protein 2 → MSRISWDQYFMAQSHLLALRSTCTRLAVGATIVRDKRIIAGGYNGSIAGGVHCIDEGCYVIDNHCVRTIHAEMNALLQCSKFGVPTEGSEIYVTHFPCLHCCKAIIQAGIKSVYYAVDYKNHPYAIEMFEKANVHVESVKLDEGVIQAALFSHEGSRR, encoded by the coding sequence TTGAGCAGAATTTCTTGGGATCAATATTTCATGGCACAAAGTCATTTACTCGCACTAAGAAGTACGTGCACACGTCTAGCTGTTGGGGCAACCATTGTGAGGGACAAGCGTATCATTGCTGGCGGATATAACGGGTCCATTGCAGGTGGTGTGCATTGTATAGATGAAGGGTGTTATGTGATTGACAATCATTGTGTAAGAACCATACATGCAGAGATGAATGCGCTCTTGCAGTGCTCCAAATTCGGCGTTCCAACAGAGGGGTCGGAAATTTATGTCACTCATTTTCCTTGCTTGCATTGCTGTAAAGCCATCATTCAAGCTGGGATAAAGTCCGTTTATTATGCAGTAGACTATAAGAACCACCCTTATGCCATTGAAATGTTTGAAAAAGCAAATGTCCATGTGGAATCTGTTAAGCTAGACGAAGGAGTTATACAGGCAGCGCTTTTTAGTCATGAAGGAAGCAGAAGGTGA
- a CDS encoding YqzM family protein, giving the protein MNEFEKSVQSKRNDAVDSGVGFIVSFGFFATIFAMATIIHFIGS; this is encoded by the coding sequence ATGAACGAATTTGAAAAAAGCGTCCAAAGTAAACGTAACGATGCAGTTGATTCTGGTGTCGGTTTTATCGTATCCTTCGGTTTTTTCGCAACCATCTTTGCAATGGCAACAATTATTCATTTCATAGGATCTTAA
- the lepA gene encoding translation elongation factor 4 — MNREERLKRQSKIRNFSIIAHIDHGKSTLADRILEKTAALTQREMKNQLLDSMDLERERGITIKLNAVQLRYKANDGEEYIFHLIDTPGHVDFTYEVSRSLAACEGAVLVVDAAQGIEAQTLANVYLALDNDLEIMPVINKIDLPSAEPERVRQEIEDVIGLDASDAVLASAKAGIGIGEILEQVVQKIPAPQGDPDAPLKALIFDSLFDPYRGVVAYIRVVEGTVKVGDKIRMMATGKEFEVNEVGVFTPKAVQLDELTVGDVGFLTASIKNVGDTRVGDTITHAKNRATEPLPGYRKLNPMVFCGLYPIDSAKFNDLREALEKLELNDSALQYEPETSQALGFGFRCGFLGLLHMEIIQERIEREFNIDLITTAPSVIYHVHLTDGEELRVDNPSNMPDPQTIDRVEEPYVKATIMVPNDYVGAVMELAQEKRGNFIDMQYLDDIRVSVIYEIPLAEIVYDFFDALKSNTKGYASFDYELIGYKPSKLVKMDILLNSEKVDALSFIVHRDSAYDRGKIIVEKLKELIPRQQFEVPIQATIGQKVVARSNIKAMRKNVLAKCYGGDISRKRKLLDKQKEGKKRMKQVGSVEVPQEAFMAVLKMDDNGNKK, encoded by the coding sequence ATGAACAGAGAAGAACGCTTAAAACGACAATCAAAAATTAGAAACTTTTCCATCATCGCTCATATTGATCATGGTAAATCAACCCTTGCAGACCGAATCCTTGAAAAAACGGCTGCTTTAACGCAAAGGGAAATGAAAAACCAACTATTGGATTCCATGGACCTAGAGCGCGAACGTGGAATTACGATTAAATTAAATGCTGTGCAATTACGCTATAAAGCAAACGATGGAGAAGAGTATATCTTCCATCTTATTGATACACCAGGTCATGTCGACTTTACATATGAGGTTTCAAGAAGCCTTGCAGCCTGTGAGGGGGCAGTCCTTGTAGTAGATGCGGCACAAGGAATTGAAGCACAAACCTTGGCAAATGTGTATTTGGCACTGGATAATGACCTTGAAATTATGCCAGTTATTAATAAAATTGATCTACCAAGTGCAGAACCAGAGCGCGTACGTCAGGAAATTGAAGATGTGATTGGCCTTGATGCATCGGACGCGGTCCTTGCAAGTGCAAAGGCAGGCATTGGTATCGGAGAAATCCTAGAGCAGGTAGTTCAAAAAATCCCTGCACCTCAAGGAGATCCTGATGCACCATTAAAAGCGCTGATTTTTGACAGTCTTTTTGACCCGTATCGCGGTGTTGTAGCTTACATCCGTGTGGTTGAAGGTACGGTTAAGGTTGGCGATAAAATCCGCATGATGGCTACTGGCAAAGAATTCGAAGTAAATGAAGTAGGGGTGTTCACTCCTAAAGCTGTCCAGCTGGACGAGCTAACGGTTGGGGATGTAGGATTTTTGACTGCTTCCATTAAGAATGTTGGAGATACACGTGTGGGTGATACGATTACCCATGCGAAAAATAGAGCAACGGAGCCGCTACCTGGGTATCGAAAATTAAACCCAATGGTATTCTGTGGACTGTATCCAATTGACTCTGCGAAATTTAACGATTTACGTGAAGCATTGGAGAAGCTAGAACTGAACGATTCTGCCCTTCAATATGAGCCAGAAACCTCTCAAGCCCTCGGGTTTGGTTTCCGTTGTGGATTCCTTGGACTTCTTCACATGGAAATTATCCAGGAGCGAATCGAGCGTGAATTTAATATTGATCTAATTACAACAGCACCTTCTGTTATCTATCATGTGCATTTAACAGACGGTGAGGAGCTGCGCGTGGACAACCCGTCTAACATGCCAGATCCACAAACGATAGATCGAGTAGAAGAGCCGTATGTAAAAGCCACGATCATGGTTCCAAACGATTACGTTGGAGCGGTGATGGAGCTTGCTCAGGAAAAACGCGGAAACTTTATCGACATGCAATACTTAGACGATATCCGTGTAAGTGTTATCTATGAAATTCCATTAGCAGAAATTGTGTATGATTTCTTTGATGCGCTAAAATCGAATACAAAAGGCTATGCTTCCTTTGATTATGAATTAATTGGCTATAAACCATCCAAGCTTGTGAAAATGGATATTCTATTAAACAGTGAGAAAGTGGATGCCTTATCCTTTATCGTACACAGAGATTCTGCGTATGATCGCGGGAAGATTATTGTGGAAAAGCTGAAAGAGCTTATTCCAAGACAACAATTCGAAGTGCCAATTCAAGCGACGATTGGTCAAAAAGTTGTGGCAAGATCCAACATTAAAGCGATGCGTAAAAACGTACTTGCAAAATGTTATGGTGGGGATATCTCCCGTAAACGTAAGCTTTTAGATAAGCAAAAAGAAGGGAAAAAGCGCATGAAGCAGGTAGGTTCTGTAGAAGTGCCACAAGAAGCATTCATGGCTGTCCTTAAGATGGATGACAATGGAAACAAAAAGTAA
- the hemW gene encoding radical SAM family heme chaperone HemW translates to MIKSAYFHIPFCHHICHYCDFNKVFLKNQPVDEYLSYMDMEMKHTVANHSPKDLETIFVGGGTPTALNEKQLATFLESIQRYFPVAQLSEYTFEGNPGELSLEKLKILKAGGVNRLSLGVQSFNDDLLKRIGRSHRKEDVFTSIHSARKAGFENISIDLIYSLPDQTVSDFKDTLTTALALEMEHYSAYSLIIEPKTVFYNLMNKGKLPLPTQEEEAEMYEVLLDEMAGNGYEQYEISNFAKVGLESKHNITYWNNEEYFGIGAGAHGFVEGQRIANHGPLKKYMDAIEDSGFPYKETHSVTKVESMEEEMFLGLRKVKGVSESHFKEKFQENVMDIFKNPIEDNLKKGLLERKDGHIRLTRQGKFLGNEVFQAFLD, encoded by the coding sequence ATGATCAAATCCGCATATTTCCATATCCCATTTTGCCACCATATTTGTCATTATTGTGATTTCAATAAAGTGTTTTTGAAAAATCAGCCTGTGGATGAATATTTGTCTTATATGGATATGGAAATGAAGCATACCGTTGCCAACCATTCACCTAAAGATCTAGAAACCATTTTTGTTGGGGGAGGAACACCAACGGCGCTAAATGAAAAGCAACTGGCTACGTTTCTGGAATCGATTCAGCGCTATTTTCCGGTTGCGCAACTATCTGAGTACACCTTCGAAGGTAATCCTGGAGAGCTGTCATTAGAGAAGCTCAAAATCTTAAAAGCTGGCGGCGTGAATCGGCTGAGCCTTGGGGTGCAGAGCTTTAATGATGATCTTTTAAAGAGAATCGGACGCTCGCATAGAAAAGAGGATGTTTTCACGTCCATCCATTCTGCGAGAAAAGCAGGGTTTGAAAATATCAGCATTGATTTAATCTACAGCCTTCCAGATCAAACTGTTTCTGATTTTAAAGATACATTAACGACCGCTCTTGCTTTAGAAATGGAGCACTATTCGGCCTATTCCTTAATCATTGAACCGAAAACCGTCTTCTACAATTTAATGAACAAAGGGAAACTCCCCCTTCCAACGCAGGAAGAAGAAGCGGAAATGTATGAGGTTTTGTTGGATGAAATGGCGGGTAACGGATATGAGCAATATGAAATCTCCAATTTTGCCAAAGTAGGACTGGAAAGTAAGCACAATATTACGTACTGGAATAATGAAGAGTACTTTGGCATTGGTGCGGGAGCACACGGATTCGTCGAAGGGCAGAGAATAGCCAATCATGGACCACTAAAAAAATACATGGATGCCATAGAGGATTCCGGATTTCCATATAAAGAAACCCATTCTGTGACAAAAGTAGAGAGTATGGAAGAAGAAATGTTCTTAGGACTAAGAAAAGTAAAAGGTGTCTCAGAGTCGCATTTTAAAGAAAAATTCCAAGAAAATGTAATGGATATCTTTAAGAATCCGATAGAGGACAACCTTAAAAAAGGCTTATTAGAACGAAAAGATGGCCATATCCGCCTAACTAGACAAGGGAAATTTTTAGGCAACGAAGTTTTTCAAGCGTTTCTTGATTGA
- the rpsT gene encoding 30S ribosomal protein S20 — MPNIKSAIKRVKTNDKRRAHNATIKSSMRTAVKKVEALVANNDVEAAKTAYADAAKRLDKAAQNGIIHKNAANRQKSRLAKKVNVATA, encoded by the coding sequence ATGCCAAACATTAAATCTGCTATCAAACGTGTAAAAACTAACGATAAGCGTCGTGCACATAACGCTACAATCAAATCTTCTATGCGTACTGCTGTGAAGAAAGTAGAAGCTTTAGTTGCTAACAACGACGTAGAAGCTGCAAAAACTGCTTACGCTGATGCTGCTAAACGTCTTGACAAAGCTGCTCAAAACGGTATCATCCACAAAAATGCAGCAAACCGTCAAAAGTCTCGCCTAGCGAAAAAAGTAAACGTTGCTACTGCATAA
- the holA gene encoding DNA polymerase III subunit delta, producing the protein MGFEALKKIKAKHFAPIYLVLGKETFLINEIKEAIIENALEEAEYDFNLSFYDMEEQSVDIAIEDAETLPFMGDRRVVVITNPYFLTGEKNKAKVEHNLDRFLSYINEAAPYTILVIQAPYEKLDERKKIVKTLKQQAEVIEAQPLGEREIKQWMKNKAEQQGATLHEDATEELLKISGVNLSVLSQELSKMALYIGPSEQEITKEIVQKLAAKTMEHSVFEMVEKMVHRRIDEALEIFYELLRNNEEPIKLHALIANQFRLLYQVKDLSEQGYSQQKMAGILRVHPFRVKLAAQHARYFQRDELLNMIRELAEADYLMKSGRVDKQLAMEMVLIKLAPMK; encoded by the coding sequence ATGGGATTTGAAGCGTTAAAAAAAATAAAAGCCAAACACTTTGCACCTATATATTTAGTATTGGGTAAAGAAACGTTTTTAATAAATGAAATAAAAGAAGCCATTATTGAAAATGCGCTTGAAGAAGCAGAATATGATTTTAATCTTTCCTTTTACGACATGGAAGAGCAGTCCGTTGATATAGCTATTGAGGATGCGGAAACACTGCCTTTTATGGGAGATCGTAGGGTGGTGGTGATCACCAATCCGTATTTTTTAACGGGAGAAAAAAACAAAGCGAAGGTAGAGCACAACTTAGATCGTTTCTTATCTTACATAAATGAAGCAGCCCCCTATACAATCCTTGTCATCCAAGCCCCTTATGAAAAGCTGGACGAACGAAAAAAAATAGTGAAGACCTTAAAGCAGCAGGCAGAGGTAATAGAAGCTCAACCATTAGGCGAACGTGAAATAAAGCAATGGATGAAAAATAAAGCAGAGCAACAAGGAGCCACTCTACATGAAGATGCCACGGAAGAACTTCTGAAAATTTCTGGTGTGAATCTTTCCGTACTATCCCAAGAGCTCTCCAAAATGGCGTTATATATCGGTCCTTCTGAACAGGAAATCACAAAGGAAATTGTACAAAAATTAGCGGCCAAGACAATGGAGCATTCTGTATTTGAAATGGTGGAAAAAATGGTGCATCGGAGAATAGATGAAGCACTAGAAATATTTTATGAACTCCTTAGGAATAATGAAGAGCCAATCAAGCTTCATGCCTTAATAGCTAATCAATTTAGGCTACTGTACCAAGTAAAGGATTTAAGTGAGCAAGGCTACTCGCAGCAAAAAATGGCTGGAATTCTCCGTGTTCATCCTTTTAGAGTGAAGCTTGCAGCTCAGCATGCTCGCTATTTTCAACGAGATGAATTGTTGAACATGATTAGGGAGTTAGCAGAAGCAGATTATTTGATGAAGAGCGGTCGAGTGGACAAACAGTTAGCTATGGAGATGGTTTTAATCAAGCTTGCACCTATGAAATAG
- a CDS encoding DNA internalization-related competence protein ComEC/Rec2: MKKHNGVFIYFAIAACLGIAVSRSNFHWGLLSILIVYGIWFYQKKQTYRKLFPFLILTCVFFIGYMFILDKNNVTKHLEDENMIMGKVISPLRVDGDKWSFLMESSQEEKLQVEYYRQNPQESFAAFEIGLECQWLGTLKEPSPPTNPHAFHYQNYLYEQGIHWIFTLKNQPESCKSPPTKSFRMKLQSIRENAIQTILANVENPVDGFLISLVFGERYFLEKEILDSYQDLGLVHLLAISGLHVGIITVAAFYIGVRVGFTRQTVQVFLLLLLPVYVLLTGAAPSVMRAATMTGIVLLLLCLRKKVLSLDTIGVTCIVVLIISPYYLYHVGFQLSFTVCLALLLFSRKIAIVQNRVIQLFLVSFVAQVASLPLLLFHFYQISIWSPFLNVLFVPFFSVFVLPLSFLLYIVLLIQPTLLPFLLPLLSFPLQLMNLVAAYFDNLDFGTFVFGKPPFWFLSIYVVAILMFFYQWEVGKKYLGAIGFVVVLLLHFHIGLFLPTGKVIVVDIGQGDAIYISLPYNQGKYLIDTGGTFPFQTEEWKQRRKEFNSGRDVLLPFLRAEGVRKLDKLILTHGDYDHIGNVDSLWGEVDMEALVVPKGFGASDLEAEILQEASKRNVAIHEAIPDEGWERKGGSFLFLHPEREYENKNNASIVILAELGGLTWLFTGDIEEEGETDLLRHYPLLKADVLKAGHHGSKTSTNESFVNHIKPQVNIISAGRNNRFGHPHQEVLERLQQINSKIYRTDVHGAIIFEFTQENGTFSTVRP; the protein is encoded by the coding sequence GTGAAAAAGCACAATGGTGTGTTTATCTATTTTGCCATAGCTGCCTGCTTAGGAATTGCAGTCTCCAGGTCAAATTTTCACTGGGGACTTTTGTCTATTTTAATTGTGTATGGTATATGGTTTTACCAGAAGAAACAAACTTATCGAAAGCTGTTTCCGTTTCTAATTCTTACTTGCGTTTTTTTTATAGGATATATGTTTATTCTAGACAAAAATAACGTAACAAAGCATTTAGAAGATGAGAACATGATTATGGGGAAGGTCATTTCCCCGTTACGGGTAGATGGTGATAAATGGTCTTTTCTCATGGAAAGCAGTCAAGAAGAAAAGCTTCAAGTAGAGTATTATCGACAAAATCCACAAGAATCATTTGCTGCTTTTGAAATTGGCTTAGAATGTCAATGGTTAGGCACCTTAAAAGAGCCATCTCCACCCACCAATCCTCATGCATTCCACTATCAAAATTACCTCTACGAACAAGGCATTCACTGGATTTTCACATTAAAAAACCAACCAGAATCCTGTAAAAGTCCACCAACGAAAAGTTTCCGTATGAAATTGCAAAGTATAAGGGAAAACGCCATCCAAACAATTTTAGCCAACGTAGAAAATCCTGTTGACGGTTTTCTTATTTCTTTGGTATTTGGGGAGCGATATTTTCTAGAAAAAGAAATATTAGACTCCTATCAGGACCTGGGTCTTGTTCACCTTCTTGCTATTTCAGGTCTGCATGTCGGTATCATCACTGTTGCTGCCTTTTACATTGGAGTAAGAGTAGGTTTTACTAGGCAGACTGTTCAAGTTTTTCTTCTTTTGCTACTTCCTGTCTACGTGTTGTTAACAGGTGCGGCTCCATCTGTCATGAGAGCGGCTACCATGACAGGTATTGTGCTATTACTTTTGTGTTTGAGGAAAAAAGTGTTGTCACTTGATACTATAGGAGTGACATGCATCGTTGTTTTAATCATAAGCCCCTATTACCTTTATCATGTCGGTTTTCAATTGTCATTTACAGTATGCTTAGCTTTATTGTTGTTCTCAAGAAAAATTGCCATCGTTCAAAACAGGGTAATACAACTTTTTTTGGTTAGCTTCGTTGCCCAAGTGGCATCTTTACCTCTCCTTCTTTTTCATTTTTACCAAATTTCGATCTGGAGTCCATTTTTAAACGTCCTATTTGTGCCTTTTTTTTCTGTTTTTGTCTTGCCTCTATCCTTCTTACTTTATATTGTGTTGCTAATTCAGCCAACACTCTTGCCATTCTTACTACCTTTACTTTCCTTTCCACTACAATTGATGAATCTTGTTGCCGCTTATTTTGATAATCTTGACTTTGGAACATTTGTATTTGGAAAGCCGCCTTTTTGGTTTTTATCCATTTATGTTGTTGCTATCCTCATGTTTTTTTATCAGTGGGAGGTGGGGAAAAAATACCTTGGGGCAATAGGGTTTGTTGTTGTCCTTTTGCTACACTTTCATATAGGGTTATTTCTACCAACAGGGAAAGTGATTGTGGTTGATATCGGACAAGGAGACGCCATTTACATTAGCCTCCCATATAATCAGGGGAAGTATTTAATTGATACTGGGGGAACGTTTCCTTTTCAGACGGAAGAGTGGAAGCAACGAAGAAAAGAATTTAACAGTGGCAGGGATGTGCTTCTTCCTTTTTTAAGGGCAGAAGGAGTGAGGAAGCTCGATAAGTTGATTTTGACTCACGGCGATTATGATCATATCGGAAACGTAGACAGTCTTTGGGGAGAAGTTGACATGGAGGCGTTGGTTGTTCCAAAAGGCTTTGGAGCAAGTGACTTGGAAGCGGAAATTCTTCAAGAGGCATCGAAAAGAAACGTTGCTATTCATGAAGCTATTCCTGATGAGGGATGGGAAAGAAAGGGTGGAAGTTTCCTTTTTTTACATCCTGAAAGGGAATACGAAAACAAAAATAATGCTTCCATTGTAATATTAGCTGAGCTTGGTGGGCTGACATGGTTGTTTACTGGAGATATCGAAGAAGAGGGAGAGACCGATTTATTACGTCATTACCCTTTGCTAAAAGCAGATGTTTTGAAAGCCGGTCATCATGGAAGCAAAACGTCTACCAATGAAAGCTTTGTAAATCACATTAAGCCCCAGGTGAACATCATCTCAGCTGGCAGAAACAATCGCTTTGGGCATCCTCATCAAGAAGTTCTTGAGCGATTACAACAAATAAATTCCAAGATATATCGAACAGATGTACACGGGGCGATTATCTTTGAATTTACCCAAGAGAATGGAACCTTTTCCACGGTGCGACCATAA
- the gpr gene encoding GPR endopeptidase, with the protein MNQAQPLDLSKYQVRTDLAIEANQMAVDKQNKENPNTEPVSTIEGVVVKERDENGLKVVTVTISEKGAEMTGKKQGNYLTLETVGIRQKDSDLQKNVEVVFAKEFSAFLNSLNISKDASCLVVGLGNSNVTPDALGPLVCENLLITSHLFKLQPESVQDGFRPVSAIIPGVMGITGIETSDIITGVVEKTKPDFIIAIDSLAARSIERVNATIQISDTGIHPGSGVGNKRKELSLETIGIPVIAIGIPTVVDAVSMASDTIDFILKHFGKEMREGDSPSRSLAPAGMTFGEKRTLTEEDLPGEEHRKNFLGIVGTLEEQEKRKLIHEVLSPLGHNLMVTPKEVDDFIEDMANVVAEGLNSALHYHVHQGNVDAYTH; encoded by the coding sequence ATGAATCAAGCTCAACCCCTGGATTTAAGCAAATATCAAGTGAGAACGGACCTAGCAATTGAAGCTAATCAAATGGCCGTGGATAAACAAAATAAGGAGAACCCAAATACCGAACCAGTTTCAACAATTGAAGGTGTGGTAGTCAAAGAACGTGATGAAAACGGCTTGAAGGTTGTCACAGTAACGATTTCTGAAAAAGGAGCGGAAATGACCGGGAAAAAGCAAGGGAATTATTTAACGCTCGAAACAGTGGGAATTAGACAGAAGGATTCGGATTTACAAAAAAATGTGGAGGTAGTGTTTGCGAAGGAATTTAGCGCCTTTTTAAATTCCTTGAATATTTCTAAGGATGCATCATGTCTTGTTGTTGGATTAGGAAATTCCAATGTCACACCTGACGCACTTGGTCCATTGGTTTGTGAGAATCTGTTAATTACAAGTCATCTTTTTAAACTTCAACCAGAATCAGTTCAGGATGGCTTTCGACCAGTAAGTGCGATCATTCCGGGTGTGATGGGAATTACCGGAATAGAAACAAGTGACATTATCACAGGAGTGGTCGAGAAAACAAAGCCTGATTTTATCATTGCCATTGATTCGTTGGCAGCACGATCCATTGAGCGAGTGAATGCTACCATTCAAATCTCTGACACTGGCATTCATCCTGGCTCAGGTGTAGGTAACAAACGAAAAGAATTGAGCCTTGAAACAATTGGGATCCCTGTAATCGCAATTGGAATTCCGACCGTGGTAGATGCAGTGTCGATGGCAAGTGATACGATTGACTTTATTTTAAAGCATTTTGGCAAAGAGATGAGAGAAGGAGATAGCCCTTCAAGATCCCTTGCCCCGGCTGGAATGACCTTTGGAGAAAAAAGAACGCTAACTGAAGAAGACCTACCTGGGGAAGAACATCGTAAAAACTTCCTTGGTATTGTAGGAACGCTTGAAGAACAGGAGAAAAGGAAACTCATTCATGAAGTGCTCTCGCCACTTGGACATAATCTCATGGTTACGCCTAAAGAAGTGGACGATTTTATTGAGGACATGGCAAATGTTGTGGCAGAAGGCTTAAACTCGGCGCTGCATTATCATGTGCACCAAGGAAATGTAGACGCTTATACCCACTAA
- a CDS encoding helix-hairpin-helix domain-containing protein: MTEIWLLHKSKIIGVIIALGVAVFIIWSQTTPSKEEEEVAPMTYLLDEAQQEEKESEENLDETKQPTTEIMIDVKGAVKNPGVFQMKQGERVVDAVERAGGFLLEADTDLVNLAAVLTDEMVLYVPKIGEENPIIHEKKSSDTNSGKININTASEGELVTLSGIGPAKAKAIIEYREKHGFFKDIEDLVNVTGIGQKSLESIQEEITVTD; the protein is encoded by the coding sequence TTGACGGAAATCTGGCTTCTTCATAAAAGTAAGATTATTGGAGTTATCATTGCATTAGGAGTAGCTGTATTTATCATCTGGTCACAAACAACCCCATCTAAGGAAGAGGAAGAAGTAGCACCTATGACATATTTGCTTGATGAGGCTCAACAAGAAGAGAAAGAAAGTGAAGAAAATTTAGATGAGACCAAACAGCCAACCACGGAAATTATGATTGATGTAAAAGGTGCCGTAAAAAACCCAGGTGTGTTTCAAATGAAACAAGGGGAACGGGTGGTGGATGCTGTTGAACGTGCAGGAGGTTTTCTCCTCGAGGCTGATACGGATCTCGTAAATTTAGCAGCAGTATTAACAGATGAAATGGTGTTGTATGTACCTAAGATTGGAGAAGAAAACCCCATTATCCATGAAAAGAAAAGTAGTGATACTAATAGTGGAAAAATAAACATTAATACCGCATCAGAAGGGGAACTGGTGACCTTAAGCGGGATTGGGCCAGCAAAAGCTAAAGCCATTATTGAATATCGGGAAAAGCATGGTTTCTTTAAAGATATTGAGGATCTTGTAAATGTAACAGGAATTGGTCAGAAATCCCTTGAAAGTATACAGGAAGAGATTACTGTTACGGATTGA